ACGTTCTGCCGTTTCCGCGCTATCGCACTCTACCAGCAGTGAGGACCACTCTCGGCGCTCAACGTACTCTTTTCGCAGGCGGTCAAACTCGCCCTTGATGCCAGCGGCTCTGCGTAAAGGGCCATCATCGCGGCGAACATCATACACTAAATGCACCAGTCGTTTTAGCCGAGCTTCATCAAGCTCGCCACAAAAGCGAATTCGGTTAAACTCAGCCTGAGGCAGCAGCGACGACAGCGTGATTCGCTCTGGTCGACCTAGATACTCACTGAGTGCCTGATAAATCTGCGTAGTACCGCGTGCTTTGCCTTCTAACGAGTAGCCAGCAATATGGGCTGTGCCGATATCCACACGGTGCAGCAGCGGCACAATCAAATCGGGCTCCGGCTCCCAGACGTCAAGCACGGTATGAAGCTTTTTGCCTTTTTCCAACGCCCTAAGCAACGCAATATTATCAACCACGGCCCCCCGGCTGGCGTTAATCAAAATCCGCCCATCGGGGAGCGAAGAGAGTAAACTGTCATCAGCCATGTGAAAGGTTTTATACTCGCCGTCTTTAATTAGCGGCGTATGGAACGTCAGCACGTCCGCCTCTTTCACCAGTTTTTCCAACGGCCAGAAGGTTTCTCCATCGCTATTCTTATCGCCATTTTTCTCACGAGGAGGATCGCACAGCAGCGTTTTGACCCCCATAGCACTCAGGCGATTGTTCAGCCGCGATCCCACGTTACCTACGCCTACGATGCCAACAACCTTGTCCTTAAGGAGAAAGCCGTCG
This DNA window, taken from Leminorella richardii, encodes the following:
- the pdxB gene encoding 4-phosphoerythronate dehydrogenase PdxB → MKILADENMPYARELFGRLGEVELVAGRGLTPVRLNGADVLMVRSVTKVNGELLSGTGVKFVGSATAGTDHVDNLWLKQHGIGFSSAPGCNAIAVVEYVISSLLTLAERDGFLLKDKVVGIVGVGNVGSRLNNRLSAMGVKTLLCDPPREKNGDKNSDGETFWPLEKLVKEADVLTFHTPLIKDGEYKTFHMADDSLLSSLPDGRILINASRGAVVDNIALLRALEKGKKLHTVLDVWEPEPDLIVPLLHRVDIGTAHIAGYSLEGKARGTTQIYQALSEYLGRPERITLSSLLPQAEFNRIRFCGELDEARLKRLVHLVYDVRRDDGPLRRAAGIKGEFDRLRKEYVERREWSSLLVECDSAETAERLRQLGFTTSLL